The Salegentibacter sp. Hel_I_6 region TCAAGAAGTACTTATTGAGTCGATTAGATTTTTCAATCTCGTATTCCTCATCCGTCTTAATAATTTCAATCTTGAAATTTTTGGATTTTCCTTTTTCGCTTAGCTTTTCAACTTGTGCTCCATTTATAATCTCTTTTATTTCAAAAATGGCATCATCAAAAATAGCTTTACTATCAGAGTCCCAGCCCTGCATATTTAAATCAAGATCTTTCATCATCTCTTTATGAAGAAGAATACCCATTTCTCGGTTATTCTTTTCTGAATACTCGTAAAGATTCATTGAACCGAGAATTAAAAGATCTCCATTGTAGTAACATTTGCAATGAATGTTTGGATGATGCAAAAGGTTAAGATGACTAAATGAATTGAGCTTGTTTTTCTCACCAGCAGATAGCTTGTTCTCCCTATAGACTAGTGTAATATCAATTCCTTTATCGTCTACTTTTTTTAATGCTTTAAATATGTTTGGTGAGACTTTTATATAGGGTACTATTAATATAAGCTCACTTTTAGCTTCTGAGATTAACTTGGGAATCCAATAATTCAATTTATTGGTGTTAAGAAATAGGGCCATTAAATAATAAAGTTAGTTTTACTAAAATCACTTCTCATACTTGAGCATTTAGAGGCATACAAAATTCAACTTTTTATAAGGTATAAAATAATCAAACTATAAATTCAGATATATCAATTGGTATTTATTCATATTTAGATTTGATTCGACAATAATAAAATAAACAGCTATACTCTTAAAACAATCCCATAGATTCACATTCTTCCAAAAATGGATTTTTTATAAAACCATAACCTGATAATGGAGTGTGATTAGTGTCAAATAATTTCATATTTAAAAAATCTTTTTTCGTTCCAGTATATCCTTGCGCAACAGCATTATCATATCCATCTACAACCATATTAAACCAAGCAATCCCTTCACTTTTGTTACACAACAGTGCTTTGTATCTTTCATCTATCTCAAAAACTCTTTTCCAAGCTTCAATCTCTTCATCAAAACCATTTAATTTTATTTCTAATTCTATATCATCTGGTTGAATTTCTAAAATATCGGGGTTGTTTAGTTTCAGACTTATTTGGAAGTCCTTTATATCAGGTTGCGATGTTTTATATGGATAAAATGCTTTATTCCTATTACTTATTTCTCCTATGACTAAATCTTCACCTTTGTAACTTGAATTACAATCATTACACATTGGAGCAAGATTCTTGAAATTTATACTATTAAATGGAAATTTTCCCTTCGGAATATAATGATCATAGGCTTCTTTTTTCGTGTGATGAATGCCTTTTAAATCTTTTATACCGCAAAAAGGACATTTTCCTTCGGTATTATGAGTAAAAAACTCTTGGTAATGTGAAGGGAGTGATTTGGTTTTTAATGAACCAAAATCTTTTAAATTAAAAGGTGATTCTTTTCCATATAATTTACTATAAAACGATTTTATTTCTCTAGCAAGTATTTTTTGTTCAACTTCTAAATCTTGATATGTAAGTATTTTGAGTTTGGGATTAGTACATATTTCCTGAATATTATTGTTATTAGAATAATAGTCTATAAGATCTAGTTTGAAATCATCATCGTCTATTTCTGCAAACGCTTTAAATATCTTTTCAATTGAACTATTAAAAAAGGTAGCTGTCTTGCCTATTTTCTTTTTTTGTTCATCTTTAGAATCATCATCTAAATAATGATTATTTATATAGAAATTATAAAGTTTTTTATTCCCTTTTAACTTTTCTGCTACAAAATCACCTTCGGCTGGAAGCCAAACATCTTCAAATAAAAAATCCAAATATTCCTGAAGTTCCTCTACTTCGTGCGGTATGTATTTATAATTAAATAACAAGACTATTCAATTTTTTTATAAGCATCATTCAATAGTAATAAGCGTTCCACAGATTCTCCCATTTCTGTTTTTACTTTTAAAATAAACGTTTCTACATTTTCTGAAGATTCTATTTCTTTTAATTCTTCTTTGTAATCGGTAATTCGCTTTTGTGCGACCTTTCCAATCGTATTAGGCATATTAAATATTTTGATTCCTATGCTATTTACTGAAGTTCCAAAAGTTTGAAAGTCTGGATGAAAAGGAGCTTCTCCTTTTTTGAAAATTTGAACATATTGAGAATCACTATCAGAAAGTAAATAAGGAGAATGTGTTGTGATTAACATTTCTCTCATAGTCTCACTACTATCATTTTCTTGTTGTTCAAAACAGTATCGTAAACTGGACAAAAATTTAGCTTTCCAACTTGGGTTGAAGTGTGTTTCAGGTTCGTCTAGTAAAAATAAACTACGTGTATCTTTAAATAGTAAACACAAACCTAGAGAGTGCAAAAATTGATGTTCTCCATCTGATAGGACCTTGGTGTAAATATTCTTTTCTATTCCTTTTTTCTTGATTTCAAAATTTTTGATATTCAATACTCTTTTAGATTCAATAGGTCTAAAGTTTATAGACTCACTTAAGAATATATTCTCCGTAGCATATGTATTATTCTTGCTTTCTTGATTAACGGAATGTATTTCCAAAATTAAAAGCAACTGAAACAATTCAAAGAGCTTTAAAGGATTGTTTTCAAAATGAAATTGAAAAGCTATTATAGTAGCAGGGTTTACTTTGTAATCTAGAATGAGAAAACTACTATTATTAAATTCATTTTCATAAAAATCATAATTATCTTCTTCATACCAAGAAGTAGCGCACTTTTTTAATTTTTCTATATAGGAACTTGTATTTTTTCCTTCTCTTTTTACATCAAAATCTAAGTTTTTTAATAATGGATACTTCTTACCTTCAAATTCTTTTAGAATATCTGTTTTAATTATTAATCGAAAAGAATCTATTTCTTCAATACCTACATATTCTTTGAATGGAGATAGAATATCTTTGTCTAAATCGTCATTGGTATTCATTAGTAAATTGGCTAACAGAATAAACTGACTATATGATTTATCTACATAGATTAAAGAACTTTCCGGACTTGGATCTATGATTGATTCAGTAATCAAATTACTATAGTAAGAATCATATTGAATAAAACGGCTTTTAAAAAAAGGGAAACTTAGGGTTTCATTTTCTCCAGATGCATAACCCACTACATATTCTGGCAAGAGAAACTTTATTTGGTGACTTAGTAATTCATC contains the following coding sequences:
- a CDS encoding HNH endonuclease, which codes for MDFLFEDVWLPAEGDFVAEKLKGNKKLYNFYINNHYLDDDSKDEQKKKIGKTATFFNSSIEKIFKAFAEIDDDDFKLDLIDYYSNNNNIQEICTNPKLKILTYQDLEVEQKILAREIKSFYSKLYGKESPFNLKDFGSLKTKSLPSHYQEFFTHNTEGKCPFCGIKDLKGIHHTKKEAYDHYIPKGKFPFNSINFKNLAPMCNDCNSSYKGEDLVIGEISNRNKAFYPYKTSQPDIKDFQISLKLNNPDILEIQPDDIELEIKLNGFDEEIEAWKRVFEIDERYKALLCNKSEGIAWFNMVVDGYDNAVAQGYTGTKKDFLNMKLFDTNHTPLSGYGFIKNPFLEECESMGLF
- a CDS encoding phospholipase D family protein, which codes for MNYWIPKLISEAKSELILIVPYIKVSPNIFKALKKVDDKGIDITLVYRENKLSAGEKNKLNSFSHLNLLHHPNIHCKCYYNGDLLILGSMNLYEYSEKNNREMGILLHKEMMKDLDLNMQGWDSDSKAIFDDAIFEIKEIINGAQVEKLSEKGKSKNFKIEIIKTDEEYEIEKSNRLNKYFLNKKFKAFEETENNWVSKCENYFNKVDVLIENNRIAIQFNLPENELKSLYQKWKLTYQEYEFPAIKYYWNYHSSNLLIYRDSVSYDWDNVGRGENYHNKLAEAIGQIISKYRILTGR
- a CDS encoding restriction system-associated AAA family ATPase; this encodes MKLLRLKINKEEGFNSLFNGFEMNFLPAEKKEEATVFNPYVLAGKNGSGKSNVLEALSEIFYHLDCIYLSNKPTYFDEDGENNSKSFDSKISRVDAYELEYLTFITEGFPQLSNKKEEIKKAHIFISKKIGERPKIEWKNKDEFGVDELLSHQIKFLLPEYVVGYASGENETLSFPFFKSRFIQYDSYYSNLITESIIDPSPESSLIYVDKSYSQFILLANLLMNTNDDLDKDILSPFKEYVGIEEIDSFRLIIKTDILKEFEGKKYPLLKNLDFDVKREGKNTSSYIEKLKKCATSWYEEDNYDFYENEFNNSSFLILDYKVNPATIIAFQFHFENNPLKLFELFQLLLILEIHSVNQESKNNTYATENIFLSESINFRPIESKRVLNIKNFEIKKKGIEKNIYTKVLSDGEHQFLHSLGLCLLFKDTRSLFLLDEPETHFNPSWKAKFLSSLRYCFEQQENDSSETMREMLITTHSPYLLSDSDSQYVQIFKKGEAPFHPDFQTFGTSVNSIGIKIFNMPNTIGKVAQKRITDYKEELKEIESSENVETFILKVKTEMGESVERLLLLNDAYKKIE